A single region of the Nomia melanderi isolate GNS246 chromosome 12, iyNomMela1, whole genome shotgun sequence genome encodes:
- the LOC116428419 gene encoding uncharacterized protein LOC116428419, translating to MAQVFRLYKYEIPMIIRYYGINSHQQRSKFNYYEALNISPNATQKEIKEAYIKLSKKMHPDSGTEGSHKEFVKINEAYTILSKSDTKENYDNNLKCNYTYTPPPYKKNSSSSSQRSQFTYEEWGFVHPSKHVSFSEESRQKGVIMCLTIMFLGAIIQIFLIEKSFVFKRYEMLKRSQKYEAEYNKIKEDAKNKSLEEQIQKLYDLHRERQAKLNGE from the exons atggCACAGGTATTTCGTCTATACAAATATGAAATACCTATGATAATTCGTTATTATGGAATCAACAGTCATCAGCAAAG atctAAATTTAACTATTAcgaagcattaaatatttctccAAATGCAACACAGAAGGAAATAAAGGAAGCttacataaaattatcaaaaaaa aTGCATCCTGATAGTGGCACAGAAGGAAGTCATAAGGAGTTTGTGAAAATTAATGAGGCTTACACTATTTTGAGTAAGAGTGACACAAAggaaaattatgataataatttaaaatgtaattacacTTATACCCCGCcaccatataaaaaaaatagttcttcttcttctcaaAG aTCACAATTTACTTATGAAGAGTGGGGATTTGTACATCCGAGTAAACATGTGTCATTCAGTGAAGAAAGTAGACAAAAAGGAGTGATAATGTGTCTAACTATAATGTTCCTTGGagcaattattcaaatatttcttattgaaaaATCTTTTGTTTTCAAAAGGTATGAAATGTTAAAGAGAAGTCAAAAGTATGAAgctgaatataataaaattaaggaagatgctaaaaataaatcattagaGGAGCAAATACAAAAGTTATATGATCTGCATAGAGAACGCCAAGCAAAACTAAATGGagaataa
- the LOC116428418 gene encoding arylalkylamine N-acetyltransferase 1 isoform X2, with protein sequence MDTMWTTDHENSAGLGVAKTGTNFANDIPKMSKYTLADTEAKTYSMDYHIQVVTKDDKLRILKFLRRFFFRDEPLNHSIQLIPESEDSTCLELEEYCSSSSMENNLSLMAVSTNGAIVGVTLNGKMEPSNDDEPEYIEACKNPKFKKILRLLNYVDRNVNRDGQYRGLNTLEIRIISVDTNWRGKGIAKALLEKTMEIGREKGFHIVRADCSSFFSGKLCAGLGFEAIYKLPYAEYVDEDGKPVFSPMLPHAAIVTYIKKL encoded by the exons ATGGATACCATGTGGACTACCGATCACGAGAATTCGGCCGGTCTCGGGGTCGCCAAGACCGGGACGAACTTCGCAAACGATATCCCGAAAATGTCCAAGTACACG CTGGCGGACACGGAGGCGAAAACCTACAGCATGGATTATCACATTCAAGTCGTCACGAAAGACGACAAGCTTAGGATACTGAAGTTCCTCAGGCGGTTCTTCTTCAGGGACGAACCGCTTAATCACTCGATCCAGCTGATACCGGAGAGCGAGGACAGCACCTGCCTCGAGTTGGAGGAGTATTGCAGTTCGTCCTCGATGGAAAACAATCTCAGTTTGATGGCGGTCTCGACCAACGGCGCCATAGTAGGCGTTACGTTGAACG GGAAAATGGAGCCGTCGAACGACGACGAACCGGAGTACATAGAGGCCTGCAAGAACCCAAAATTTAAGAAGATCCTGAGGCTACTGAATTACGTGGACAGGAACGTGAACCGGGACGGACAGTACCGGGGGTTGAACACCCTCGAGATCAGGATAATCTCCGTGGACACCAACTGGAGGGGTAAAGGAATCGCGAAAGCTCTTCTGGAAAAGACGAT GGAGATCGGGAGAGAGAAAGGATTTCACATTGTTCGAGCTGATTGTTCCTCTTTCTTCTCCGGAAAACTATGCGCCGGTCTTGGATTCGAAGCGATTTACAAACTACCTTATGCGGAATACGTTGACGAGGACGGGAAACCTGTATTCTCACCAATGCTGCCGCACGCGGCGATTGTTACGTATATTAAGAAACTGTAA
- the LOC116428418 gene encoding arylalkylamine N-acetyltransferase 1 isoform X1 has product MDYHIQVVTKDDKLRILKFLRRFFFRDEPLNHSIQLIPESEDSTCLELEEYCSSSSMENNLSLMAVSTNGAIVGVTLNGKMEPSNDDEPEYIEACKNPKFKKILRLLNYVDRNVNRDGQYRGLNTLEIRIISVDTNWRGKGIAKALLEKTMEIGREKGFHIVRADCSSFFSGKLCAGLGFEAIYKLPYAEYVDEDGKPVFSPMLPHAAIVTYIKKL; this is encoded by the exons ATGGATTATCACATTCAAGTCGTCACGAAAGACGACAAGCTTAGGATACTGAAGTTCCTCAGGCGGTTCTTCTTCAGGGACGAACCGCTTAATCACTCGATCCAGCTGATACCGGAGAGCGAGGACAGCACCTGCCTCGAGTTGGAGGAGTATTGCAGTTCGTCCTCGATGGAAAACAATCTCAGTTTGATGGCGGTCTCGACCAACGGCGCCATAGTAGGCGTTACGTTGAACG GGAAAATGGAGCCGTCGAACGACGACGAACCGGAGTACATAGAGGCCTGCAAGAACCCAAAATTTAAGAAGATCCTGAGGCTACTGAATTACGTGGACAGGAACGTGAACCGGGACGGACAGTACCGGGGGTTGAACACCCTCGAGATCAGGATAATCTCCGTGGACACCAACTGGAGGGGTAAAGGAATCGCGAAAGCTCTTCTGGAAAAGACGAT GGAGATCGGGAGAGAGAAAGGATTTCACATTGTTCGAGCTGATTGTTCCTCTTTCTTCTCCGGAAAACTATGCGCCGGTCTTGGATTCGAAGCGATTTACAAACTACCTTATGCGGAATACGTTGACGAGGACGGGAAACCTGTATTCTCACCAATGCTGCCGCACGCGGCGATTGTTACGTATATTAAGAAACTGTAA
- the FucT6 gene encoding alpha-(1,6)-fucosyltransferase 8, with the protein MATFWSGRPGWLGKVGIALLATWLLVLIVSVSHIFKTNNLSPNNESPTNKENAQRLAQMMNDFEVLKRQNEALKNIVLGERSKSVQGDHLGSIHEKLDKVSIYDDFIDHQENSKHGIPSLEYEELRRRIRNNVQEAWYYISAELNKLRKTIDKPSYEQKEKKIQDIVENIWDHKKSLIIDIDRLTKADGYNEWRKKEAKDLSDLVQRRFKALQNPSDCSKARKLVCSLNKGCGFGCQIHHITYCFLVAYGTERTLIIKSKGWRYHKDGWESVFKPLSDTCISTIGASHANWPGDSSKQVISLPIVDNVYPKPRYQPPSVPADLAPRLEKLHGHPLVWWVGQVLKYLMRPQEHVQKTLEYAKERLGFKKPIVGVHVRRTDKVGTEAAFHDIDEYMTKVEQYFNELEVKPEVKRVFLASDDPKVITTARSRYPNYEIVGDQKIAETASVAKRYSDSSLQGIIIDIHLLSESDYLVCTFSSQVCRVAYELMQTYYPDAYNRFTSLDDIYYYGGQNAHPHQAILDHKPRRSGEIELKEGDLIEVFGNHWDGYSKGYNTRTSMTGLFPSFKVRNPVDAVDFPKYSNVPLHENKNE; encoded by the exons ATGGCAACATTTTGGTCAGGACGACCCGGATGGTTAGGAAAAGTAGGAATAGCATTATTGGCTACATGGCTTTTGGTACTAATTGTATCAGTTTCACATATCTTTAAGACAAATAATTTATCTCCAAACAATGAGAGTCCTACGAATAAAGAAAATGCTCAACGTTTAGCTCAAATGATGAACGACTTTGAAGTTTTAAAGAGGCAAAATGAAGCATTGAAGAATATAGTTTTAGG AGAAAGGTCCAAGTCCGTTCAAGGAGACCATTTAGGTTCAATACATGAAAAGCTAGACAAAGTTTCCATTTATGATGATTTTATAGATCATCAGGAGAATTCTAAACATGGTATTCCTTCGTTAGAGTATGAAGAATTgcgaagaagaataagaaacaATGTACAAGAAGCAtg GTATTATATTAGTGCAGAATTAAATAAGCTTAGGAAAACTATTGATAAACCAAGTTATgagcaaaaagagaaaaaaatacaaGATATAGTAGAAAATATTTGGGATCATAAAAAATCTCTTATAATAGATATTGATAGATTAACAAAAGCAGATGGCTATAATGAATGGCGTAAAAAGGAAGCAAAGGATCTCTCTGATCTTGTACAAAGAAGATTCAAGGCTTTACAAAATCCTAGCGATTGTAGCAAAGCAAGAAAATTAGTTTGTAGTTTAAATAAAGGTTGTGGATTTGGATGCCAG atTCATCATATTACTTACTGTTTCTTAGTTGCTTATGGTACAGAACgaacgttaataattaaatctaaaGGCTGGAGGTACCATAAGGACGGCTGGGAATCTGTTTTCAAACCACTCAGTGATACTTGTATATCTACAATTGGAGCGTCCCATGCTAATTGGCCTGGCGACTCTTCTAAACAAGTAATCTCATTGCCAATTGTGGATAATGTTTATCCAAAGCCTAGGTACCAACCACCAAGCGTACCTGCAGATTTAGCTCCTAGATTAGAGAAACTTCATGGACATCCTTTAGTGTGGTGGGTAGGTcaagttttgaaatatttaatgcgaCCTCAAGAACATGTACAAAAAACTCTGGAATATGCAAAGGAAAGACTTGGTTTTAAGAAGCCTATTGTTGGGGTTCATGTAAGAAGAACAGATAAAGTCGGAACTGAAGCTGCTTTTCATGACATAGACGAATATATGACTAAAgttgaacaatattttaatgaacttgAAGTAAAACCAGAAGTGAAGAGAGTCTTTTTAGCTAGCGATGATCCAAAAGTAATCACAACCGCAAGAAGTCGTTATCCGAACTATGAAATAGTGGGAGACCAAAAAATAGCTGAAACAGCATCAGTCGCGAAGCGATATTCAGATTCGTCCTTACAAGGAATAATTATAGACATACACCTTTTATCTGAATCCGATTATTTAGTATGCACATTCAGTTCTCAAGTATGTCGTGTGGCATACGAATTGATGCAAACGTATTATCCAGATGCATACAATCGATTTACATCTCTGGatgatatatattattatggtGGACAAAATGCACACCCTCATCAAGCCATTTTAGATCATAAACCGAGAAGGAGTGGTGAAATAGAACTAAAAGAAGGAGATTTAATTGAAGTATTTGGAAACCATTGGGACGGTTATTCGAAAGgatataacactagaactagcatgACTGGTTTATTTCCTAGTTTTAAAGTAAGAAATCCTGTGGACGCTGTAGATTTtccgaaatattcaaatgtccCGTTACATGAAAATAAGAACGAGTAG